One Candidatus Sulfurimonas baltica DNA segment encodes these proteins:
- a CDS encoding ATP-dependent DNA helicase encodes MNYLKNVIEKLQAKKNVFLTGGAGVGKTTITRDVIQAYEEDAKKVAKLASTGMAATLISGQTLHSFLDLGIASNIDELEKNGKLEIKAKVKKLLSSMELIVIDEISMVSDTLFDMIRVRLAQAEFRGSLLVVGDFLQLPPVVRGYGDVKFAFESSSWDKFGFETVELTHIYRTDDKEFIELLAHVRDGFVNEDVHNSLNEFIKPLPEDLSEFTFLFGKNNSASFHNKNQLSFVDSELFIKEAQVIKHIKTTKDFEIERFMDDARIEKELELKVGVPVLFTRNSWNYFNGERGLIVNVDNNFVYVQKSDGVVVKLEAIAQSKSMWKEKSISGKKEIVEEPVFSVYQYPIKLAYAITIHKSQGMSIEDLIIETNEIFAPSQFYVAISRSSNPKRLNLIAPSKQWREIVFVNSKALEFVKT; translated from the coding sequence ATGAATTATTTGAAAAATGTTATTGAAAAACTACAGGCAAAAAAGAACGTTTTTTTAACCGGCGGGGCAGGGGTCGGCAAAACAACCATTACAAGAGATGTGATACAAGCCTACGAAGAAGATGCAAAAAAAGTTGCAAAATTGGCCTCGACTGGAATGGCGGCCACTCTTATAAGCGGTCAGACTCTGCACAGCTTTTTAGATTTGGGAATCGCTTCAAACATAGATGAGCTAGAGAAAAACGGCAAGCTAGAGATCAAAGCGAAGGTGAAAAAACTTCTCTCCAGTATGGAGCTAATCGTTATAGATGAAATCTCCATGGTAAGTGATACTCTTTTTGACATGATTAGAGTTAGGCTTGCTCAGGCAGAGTTTAGAGGCTCTCTTCTTGTGGTGGGTGACTTTTTACAGCTCCCTCCTGTAGTTCGTGGATATGGCGATGTTAAGTTTGCTTTTGAATCATCATCTTGGGATAAGTTTGGGTTTGAAACAGTAGAATTGACACATATTTATAGAACCGATGACAAGGAGTTTATAGAACTTTTAGCACATGTAAGAGACGGATTTGTAAATGAAGATGTACATAACTCGCTCAATGAGTTTATAAAGCCTCTTCCAGAAGATTTAAGTGAGTTTACTTTTCTTTTTGGCAAAAACAACTCAGCTTCATTTCACAATAAAAATCAGCTCTCTTTTGTAGATAGCGAACTGTTTATAAAAGAGGCTCAGGTCATTAAACATATAAAAACTACTAAAGATTTTGAGATAGAGCGTTTTATGGACGATGCAAGGATAGAAAAAGAGTTGGAGTTAAAAGTAGGAGTTCCGGTTCTTTTTACAAGAAACTCTTGGAACTATTTTAACGGTGAGAGAGGTTTGATAGTAAATGTTGACAACAACTTTGTATATGTTCAAAAAAGTGACGGTGTTGTTGTAAAACTTGAAGCAATCGCACAAAGCAAGAGCATGTGGAAAGAAAAAAGCATAAGTGGTAAAAAAGAGATTGTTGAAGAGCCTGTTTTTAGTGTTTACCAGTACCCAATAAAACTAGCTTATGCTATTACAATTCATAAATCACAAGGTATGTCTATCGAGGATTTGATAATAGAGACTAATGAGATATTTGCACCATCGCAGTTTTATGTGGCGATATCAAGAAGTTCAAACCCTAAAAGATTGAATCTTATAGCACCGTCAAAGCAGTGGAGAGAGATAGTTTTTGTAAATTCGAAAGCTTTGGAGTTTGTTAAAACTTAA
- a CDS encoding peroxiredoxin, with the protein MLVTNPAPDFTATTVLADGSIVEDFKLSENFGEKGTVLFFYPLDFTFVCPSEIIAFSHRIEDFKSRGVNVIGVSVDSQFSHFAWRETPINNGGIGRIKYPLVADLTKQISKDYDVLFGEAVALRGSFLIDGKGIVRHSVINDLPLGRNIDEMIRMVDAMQFTDEHGEVCAAGWQKGDEGMKATTEGVAEYLGKHENKL; encoded by the coding sequence ATGTTAGTAACAAACCCAGCTCCAGATTTTACAGCGACAACAGTTTTAGCAGATGGCTCAATAGTAGAAGATTTTAAATTATCAGAAAATTTTGGTGAAAAAGGTACAGTTTTATTCTTTTACCCGTTGGACTTTACTTTTGTATGTCCGTCTGAAATCATTGCATTTTCTCACAGAATTGAAGATTTCAAAAGCCGTGGCGTGAATGTTATAGGTGTTTCTGTAGACAGCCAGTTTTCACACTTTGCATGGAGAGAAACCCCGATAAACAACGGTGGTATCGGTCGTATCAAATACCCTCTTGTAGCTGATCTTACAAAACAAATCTCTAAAGACTATGATGTTCTTTTTGGTGAAGCAGTAGCACTTCGCGGTTCATTCCTTATAGATGGAAAAGGTATTGTTCGTCATTCAGTTATCAATGATTTACCACTTGGCCGTAATATTGACGAGATGATTCGTATGGTAGATGCAATGCAGTTTACTGACGAGCATGGTGAAGTTTGTGCTGCCGGTTGGCAAAAAGGTGACGAAGGTATGAAAGCAACAACTGAGGGTGTAGCTGAATATCTTGGTAAACACGAAAATAAACTGTAG
- the pgm gene encoding phosphoglucomutase (alpha-D-glucose-1,6-bisphosphate-dependent) has translation MIHKNAGQKVSSSNLINIPNLISDYYTKTPNVLESSQLVAFGTSGHRGSSFKNSFNEAHIFATMQAVCDYRKSNGINGRLFIAKDTHALSTPAQISALQVCIANGVDCAIAKDDGYVPTPVLSFTVIEANKTSKELCDGIVITPSHNPPQDGGFKYNPPNGGPADTDATSVIEANANEYLKNSLNGVKKVSAEEALNKVAQIDFITPYVVALSSIIDMDLLKSSKLNVGVDPLGGSGIEVYKKINEIYGLNLEIVNEDVDPTFSFMSCDHDGKVRMDCSSPYAMASLIALKDKYDLAFANDPDFDRHGIVTKSVGLMNPNHYLSVAIWYLFQYRKSWSSSLKIGKTLVSSSMIDRVAKSINREVIEVPVGFKWFVDGLSNGSIGFGGEESAGASFLRKDGSVWTTDKDGIILNLLAFEITEKLKKDPGTIYKELESQFGVSYYERSDAQASPEQKAKLKKLSPDDIVSESLAGEKIDGIFTQAPGNNESIGGLKVTTKNGWFAARPSGTEDIYKIYAESFISKEHLSLIQEEAKTLVLSVI, from the coding sequence ATGATACATAAAAATGCAGGACAAAAAGTTTCTTCTTCTAATCTAATAAATATTCCTAATCTTATTTCTGATTATTACACAAAAACGCCAAATGTCTTAGAAAGCTCTCAACTGGTTGCTTTTGGAACTTCAGGTCACCGTGGTTCATCTTTTAAAAACAGCTTTAATGAAGCACATATTTTTGCTACTATGCAGGCTGTTTGTGATTATAGAAAAAGTAACGGTATCAACGGCAGACTTTTTATTGCAAAAGACACACACGCTCTCTCAACGCCTGCGCAAATCTCTGCACTGCAAGTTTGTATAGCTAATGGTGTTGATTGTGCAATAGCAAAAGATGATGGTTATGTTCCAACTCCCGTACTCTCTTTTACAGTTATAGAGGCAAACAAAACCTCTAAAGAGCTTTGCGATGGTATTGTAATCACTCCATCGCACAATCCTCCCCAAGATGGAGGGTTTAAATATAACCCACCAAACGGAGGTCCAGCTGACACCGATGCAACTTCTGTTATTGAAGCAAATGCAAATGAGTATCTGAAAAATTCTCTAAATGGTGTAAAAAAAGTGAGTGCAGAAGAGGCATTAAATAAGGTAGCTCAAATAGATTTCATCACCCCTTATGTAGTAGCGTTATCAAGCATAATAGATATGGATCTTTTAAAGTCAAGTAAACTAAATGTTGGTGTTGACCCACTGGGTGGCTCAGGGATAGAGGTTTATAAAAAAATAAATGAGATTTACGGCCTTAACCTTGAAATTGTAAATGAAGATGTTGACCCTACATTTAGTTTTATGTCATGTGATCATGATGGAAAAGTGAGGATGGACTGCTCCTCGCCTTATGCTATGGCATCACTGATTGCACTTAAAGATAAGTATGACCTAGCATTTGCTAATGACCCGGACTTTGACCGTCATGGAATTGTTACCAAGAGTGTTGGACTTATGAATCCTAACCACTATTTATCTGTTGCTATTTGGTATCTTTTTCAATACCGTAAGAGTTGGTCATCTTCACTTAAAATAGGAAAAACACTTGTTTCAAGTTCTATGATTGACAGAGTTGCAAAATCAATTAACCGTGAGGTTATTGAAGTACCGGTTGGTTTTAAGTGGTTTGTAGACGGGCTAAGCAATGGAAGTATAGGTTTTGGCGGGGAAGAGAGTGCCGGCGCCTCATTTTTACGTAAAGACGGTTCTGTTTGGACAACCGACAAAGATGGAATTATTTTAAATCTTCTTGCCTTTGAAATTACAGAAAAACTTAAAAAAGACCCTGGCACAATATATAAAGAGTTAGAATCACAGTTTGGTGTCTCATACTATGAGAGAAGTGATGCTCAAGCATCACCTGAGCAAAAAGCAAAACTTAAAAAACTATCTCCTGATGATATAGTATCAGAGAGTTTAGCAGGTGAGAAAATAGATGGTATTTTCACGCAAGCTCCCGGAAATAATGAGTCTATAGGTGGACTAAAAGTTACTACAAAAAATGGCTGGTTTGCGGCACGTCCTTCAGGAACAGAAGATATTTACAAAATATATGCAGAGAGTTTTATCTCTAAAGAGCATCTCTCTCTCATACAAGAAGAGGCGAAAACATTAGTGCTTAGTGTAATTTAA
- the metK gene encoding methionine adenosyltransferase — translation MTKEYIFTSESVTEGHPDKMADQISDAILDYIIEHDPNARVACETLVSNGFCVIAGELKTTAYAPMQEIARKVIQEIGYTDATYGFDYRAAAVLNGIGEQSPDINQGVDQANGDIGAGDQGLMFGYACSETDVLMPMPIYLAHRLTRRLAEVRKEGIIPYLRPDGKAQISIKYIGDKPVSVETVVISTQHAPDVSQEKIHEDVINEVIKHVIPSEMMHKNTVFHINPTGKFVVGGPQGDAGLTGRKIIVDTYGGSCPHGGGAFSGKDPTKVDRSAAYAARWVAKNLVAAGACDKVTLQIAYAIGVVQPVSIMVDTHGTGKVEEEKIEKCVKKLFDLSPKGIIDSLNLLRPIYRRTAAYGHFGREEDGFTWEMTNRATDIKEYLEL, via the coding sequence ATGACGAAAGAGTATATATTTACTTCAGAGTCTGTAACAGAAGGGCACCCTGATAAGATGGCAGATCAAATCAGTGATGCAATTTTGGATTATATTATTGAACATGATCCTAATGCACGCGTTGCGTGTGAAACACTGGTATCAAATGGTTTTTGTGTAATTGCAGGCGAACTGAAAACAACGGCTTATGCCCCAATGCAAGAGATTGCAAGGAAAGTTATTCAAGAGATTGGGTACACAGATGCAACTTATGGGTTTGATTATAGAGCTGCAGCAGTTTTAAATGGTATAGGTGAGCAGTCACCTGACATCAACCAAGGTGTCGATCAAGCAAATGGTGATATTGGAGCTGGTGATCAAGGGCTTATGTTTGGTTATGCCTGTAGTGAAACAGATGTTCTTATGCCTATGCCAATTTACTTGGCTCATCGCTTGACCAGAAGGTTGGCAGAGGTTCGTAAAGAGGGAATTATCCCTTATCTTCGTCCTGATGGGAAAGCTCAGATAAGTATTAAATATATAGGTGACAAGCCTGTTTCAGTTGAAACCGTAGTTATTTCAACGCAGCATGCTCCTGATGTTTCGCAGGAGAAAATACATGAAGATGTTATAAATGAAGTCATTAAGCATGTGATTCCTAGTGAAATGATGCATAAAAATACCGTTTTTCATATCAATCCAACTGGAAAATTTGTAGTTGGCGGACCTCAAGGTGATGCGGGACTTACTGGTAGAAAAATAATAGTTGATACATATGGTGGTTCTTGTCCTCACGGCGGGGGCGCATTTAGCGGAAAAGATCCAACCAAAGTTGACAGAAGTGCTGCTTATGCTGCAAGGTGGGTAGCCAAAAATTTGGTTGCTGCTGGTGCCTGTGATAAAGTCACTTTACAAATTGCATACGCGATTGGTGTTGTTCAACCAGTTTCTATTATGGTAGATACGCATGGAACGGGTAAAGTAGAAGAAGAAAAAATAGAAAAATGTGTAAAAAAACTTTTTGACTTATCTCCAAAAGGTATTATAGACTCCTTAAATCTTCTCCGTCCTATCTATAGAAGGACAGCAGCCTATGGTCACTTTGGAAGGGAAGAGGATGGTTTTACTTGGGAGATGACAAACAGAGCAACAGATATTAAAGAGTACTTGGAACTTTAA
- a CDS encoding 4Fe-4S dicluster domain-containing protein, producing the protein MAVIINDTCINCGACIDECPVEAIVDEDDNPTDEEIYYVYGDKCVECVGHHDEPACATACPTEGCITWDAIGESPEHRDDITDDQRSNKEPVVE; encoded by the coding sequence ATGGCAGTAATTATTAATGATACATGTATTAACTGTGGTGCTTGTATAGATGAGTGTCCAGTAGAAGCGATAGTTGATGAGGATGATAATCCAACAGATGAAGAGATTTACTATGTGTATGGTGACAAATGTGTAGAGTGTGTTGGTCATCATGATGAGCCAGCATGTGCTACTGCATGTCCTACTGAAGGATGTATTACATGGGATGCTATTGGTGAGAGTCCAGAGCATCGTGATGATATTACAGACGACCAACGTTCAAATAAAGAGCCTGTAGTAGAATAG
- the ndk gene encoding nucleoside-diphosphate kinase encodes MERTLSIIKPDAVAKGVVGKILDRFESAGLKIAATRKIQLSRVDAEAFYAVHAERPFFGDLVDFMISGPVVVTVLEGENAMQKNRDLMGATNPKEAEAGTIRADFAENIDANAVHGSDSVENAAVEIAFFFSEREIS; translated from the coding sequence ATGGAACGTACACTATCAATAATAAAACCAGATGCCGTAGCTAAAGGTGTTGTAGGTAAGATTTTAGACCGTTTTGAGAGTGCTGGTCTTAAAATAGCAGCAACAAGAAAAATTCAACTTTCTCGTGTAGATGCAGAAGCTTTTTATGCAGTTCACGCTGAAAGACCTTTTTTCGGTGATTTAGTTGATTTTATGATTAGCGGTCCAGTAGTTGTAACAGTTTTAGAAGGTGAAAATGCAATGCAAAAGAACCGTGATCTTATGGGTGCTACTAATCCTAAAGAAGCTGAAGCTGGTACAATTCGTGCAGATTTTGCTGAAAACATAGATGCAAATGCAGTTCACGGAAGTGATTCTGTAGAGAATGCAGCTGTTGAAATCGCATTCTTTTTCTCTGAAAGAGAAATTTCTTAA
- the rpmF gene encoding 50S ribosomal protein L32 codes for MAVPKRRVSHSRSAKRRTHYKITLAKPVKDKDGTYKLPHHINPTTGEYK; via the coding sequence ATGGCAGTACCTAAAAGAAGAGTATCTCATTCACGTTCAGCGAAAAGAAGAACTCACTATAAAATAACTTTAGCTAAACCAGTTAAAGATAAGGATGGAACTTACAAACTTCCACATCATATCAACCCAACTACTGGTGAGTATAAGTAG
- the plsX gene encoding phosphate acyltransferase PlsX — protein sequence MVKIAIDAMGGDFGPEPIVKGCILALKKKQFIPILVGKKSEILPLLPKRYRDKISIVEADDVISMSDAATEAIKRKESSIYIAIELVKNGEADGVVSAGHSGATMTLATLRLGRLQGVLRPALATLMPTKLSRRSILLDAGANVDSKAEHIAQFAVMGGCYAEDLLKIQTPRIGILANGEEPSKGNDVTKEAFKLLIGYKGFKGNVEGGDIYNGSCDVITCDGFVGNLVLKASEGVASTITGLIKDYIRKSPIAITGALLMRKVFRLLRAQMDYAEIGGAPLIGIKGCAIVSHGKSNPKAIQNAIFQAINYVDTGVNEHIIERLEVLKNKEK from the coding sequence ATGGTAAAGATTGCTATTGATGCAATGGGCGGGGACTTCGGTCCCGAACCAATTGTTAAGGGTTGTATTCTAGCGCTTAAGAAAAAACAATTCATTCCTATCCTAGTAGGAAAAAAATCAGAAATTTTACCTCTGTTACCAAAACGTTATAGAGATAAGATTTCTATAGTAGAAGCAGATGACGTTATATCAATGAGTGATGCTGCTACTGAGGCTATAAAGCGCAAAGAAAGTAGCATTTATATAGCTATTGAACTAGTTAAAAATGGTGAGGCGGATGGTGTTGTTTCGGCTGGTCATAGTGGCGCTACTATGACACTCGCAACTCTTAGACTCGGACGTCTTCAAGGCGTACTTCGTCCTGCTCTAGCTACATTAATGCCTACGAAGCTTTCCAGACGCTCAATATTATTAGACGCGGGTGCAAATGTTGATTCAAAAGCTGAACACATTGCTCAATTTGCTGTTATGGGTGGATGTTACGCAGAAGATTTGCTCAAGATACAGACTCCTAGAATTGGGATTCTTGCAAATGGGGAAGAGCCATCAAAAGGAAATGATGTTACAAAAGAAGCATTTAAACTCTTAATTGGATATAAAGGCTTTAAGGGTAATGTTGAGGGTGGAGATATTTATAATGGCAGTTGTGATGTAATAACTTGTGATGGTTTTGTGGGAAATCTAGTCCTAAAAGCAAGCGAAGGTGTCGCGTCTACAATTACTGGTCTAATCAAAGACTATATTAGAAAATCACCAATTGCTATAACGGGTGCACTTTTAATGAGAAAAGTTTTCAGACTTCTTAGAGCGCAGATGGATTATGCAGAGATAGGCGGAGCACCACTTATTGGTATAAAGGGTTGCGCAATAGTAAGTCACGGCAAAAGTAACCCTAAAGCTATACAAAATGCAATTTTTCAAGCAATAAATTATGTTGATACAGGCGTTAATGAGCACATTATAGAGAGACTTGAAGTCCTGAAAAACAAGGAAAAATAA
- a CDS encoding beta-ketoacyl-ACP synthase III, producing the protein MAYAAFRSIGAYVPSKILTNEDLSTMVDTSDEWITKRTGIKERHIAHEDEFTSDMGAKAAELAIQRSGLAKSDIDMVVCATISPDYFCMPSTATIISTKLGLGNVTAFDISAACTGFVYILSIAKAFIESGMKKNVLIIGAEKLSAITDYTDRGTCILFGDGAGAAIISATNDKEEAIIDVHTGSDGAYADLLMTPNGGSGSAHDSLTQEASSCFMQMKGNETFKVAVRTLTKDVVEILKENNIQSSEIKHFVPHQANYRIIKAVGDALKLNDEQVVLTVEKYGNTSGASIPMAINDIYEQGKLKKGELMLLDAFGGGLTWGSALVPFSPLK; encoded by the coding sequence ATGGCTTATGCTGCCTTTAGATCTATCGGTGCTTATGTTCCTAGTAAAATTTTAACAAACGAAGATTTATCTACAATGGTTGATACTTCAGATGAATGGATCACAAAAAGAACCGGTATAAAAGAGCGCCATATAGCGCACGAAGATGAGTTCACAAGCGATATGGGTGCAAAAGCAGCTGAATTAGCAATACAGAGAAGTGGTTTAGCTAAGAGCGACATAGATATGGTTGTTTGCGCTACTATCTCTCCAGATTATTTTTGTATGCCTTCAACTGCTACTATAATTTCAACTAAGCTTGGGCTTGGCAACGTAACAGCATTCGATATCTCTGCAGCTTGCACAGGTTTTGTTTATATTCTTTCAATTGCTAAAGCATTTATTGAATCAGGGATGAAAAAAAATGTTCTTATAATCGGTGCAGAAAAATTATCAGCAATTACTGACTATACTGATAGAGGCACTTGTATTCTTTTTGGAGACGGTGCTGGCGCTGCTATAATTTCCGCAACAAATGATAAAGAAGAAGCTATTATTGATGTTCACACTGGGTCAGATGGTGCATATGCAGATTTACTAATGACACCTAACGGCGGAAGTGGTTCTGCTCATGACTCTTTAACTCAAGAGGCTTCAAGTTGTTTTATGCAGATGAAGGGAAATGAGACATTTAAAGTAGCAGTAAGAACTTTGACAAAAGATGTTGTTGAGATTTTAAAAGAAAACAATATCCAAAGTTCTGAAATAAAACATTTCGTACCACATCAAGCAAACTACAGAATAATTAAAGCAGTTGGTGATGCTCTAAAACTTAATGATGAGCAAGTTGTTCTTACTGTTGAAAAATATGGAAATACTTCCGGCGCTTCTATACCGATGGCAATAAACGACATCTATGAACAGGGGAAGCTTAAAAAAGGTGAACTTATGCTCTTGGATGCTTTTGGCGGGGGGCTAACATGGGGTTCAGCCCTAGTCCCATTTTCACCACTAAAATAA
- a CDS encoding HIT family protein → MIVYEDNDIYIETEDSEIPWLKIFTKQAYKELGDVPKSLRTKLWEVYDIIEYEMKEYYRPAKINMASFANMLPRVHIHVMARFKEDSYFPNPMWGEKLRESDLKLPDEKEFHKNVKKALENL, encoded by the coding sequence ATGATAGTTTACGAAGACAACGATATATATATTGAAACAGAAGATAGTGAAATACCATGGCTTAAGATATTTACAAAACAAGCCTACAAAGAGTTAGGTGATGTTCCAAAAAGTTTAAGAACAAAACTTTGGGAAGTATATGACATTATAGAATATGAGATGAAAGAGTACTACAGACCCGCTAAAATAAATATGGCATCTTTTGCGAATATGCTTCCAAGAGTTCATATACATGTGATGGCTAGATTTAAAGAGGACAGTTACTTTCCAAACCCTATGTGGGGAGAAAAATTAAGAGAAAGTGATTTAAAGCTTCCAGATGAAAAAGAGTTTCATAAAAATGTAAAAAAAGCTTTAGAGAATTTATAA
- a CDS encoding IS1380 family transposase has product MPQTILNFNIETTNEKLTPRTGVAIFGEYLKGMNLEALCNTNIPLAKHPNGYTPFEFIYPLILMLHSGGRVLDDIKEIRLDSALSLLLKMKNIPTAGAFTKYLHRHAALGTDGVRNINKQFLKRFLKSLKNEELILDIDATFIEAHKNTAKWSYKDAPGYMPMVGHINSGYVIDVDFREGNEAPASKNLEFLKQCQAQLPFSVKFDRFRADSASYQAAIFNHCDKENIFFTVTAKKNKNVFDSIKDIKDDDWQTFSKREKVAEFMHTMCDTDNAFRMIVIKKDITPTLPTLKGYIGDEVMMQYQDEIYYCIATNDNNLSPQEIIKLHRQRGETSENKIKELKNGFNMSYLPTSNTQANAFYFLIGTLAYNLFLMFKQILDTNLQKHTIKTIRYKLYNIAGKVVSHARGLILKVNEQFQNLLQKIRYRAYEESLK; this is encoded by the coding sequence ATGCCTCAAACAATATTAAACTTCAATATCGAAACTACAAACGAAAAATTAACTCCTAGAACAGGTGTAGCAATATTTGGGGAGTATCTTAAGGGTATGAACCTTGAAGCACTTTGCAACACGAACATTCCTTTAGCCAAACATCCAAACGGATACACTCCGTTTGAATTTATTTATCCACTTATTCTGATGCTCCATAGCGGAGGCAGAGTCTTAGATGATATAAAAGAGATACGATTAGATAGCGCGCTCTCATTACTGCTAAAAATGAAAAATATTCCAACAGCAGGAGCATTTACAAAGTATCTTCACAGACATGCTGCACTTGGCACCGATGGAGTAAGAAATATCAACAAGCAATTTCTCAAACGATTTTTAAAATCACTCAAAAATGAAGAGCTTATTTTAGACATAGACGCTACATTTATTGAAGCTCATAAAAATACAGCAAAGTGGTCATATAAAGATGCACCTGGTTATATGCCTATGGTTGGACATATTAACAGTGGATATGTGATTGATGTAGATTTCCGAGAGGGTAATGAGGCACCTGCTAGTAAAAACCTGGAGTTTCTTAAACAGTGTCAAGCACAGCTCCCTTTTAGTGTGAAGTTTGACAGATTCAGGGCCGATAGTGCTTCGTATCAAGCTGCTATTTTTAACCACTGCGATAAAGAAAATATTTTTTTCACTGTAACAGCTAAAAAGAATAAAAATGTATTTGATTCAATCAAAGATATTAAAGATGATGATTGGCAAACTTTTTCCAAAAGAGAGAAAGTAGCAGAGTTTATGCACACGATGTGTGATACAGATAATGCTTTTAGAATGATAGTAATTAAAAAAGATATAACACCTACACTCCCAACGCTTAAGGGCTATATAGGCGATGAAGTGATGATGCAATATCAAGATGAGATTTACTACTGTATCGCCACTAATGATAATAATTTAAGCCCGCAGGAGATTATTAAACTGCACCGTCAAAGAGGTGAAACAAGTGAGAATAAGATTAAAGAGTTAAAAAATGGTTTTAATATGAGCTATCTTCCAACATCCAATACACAGGCAAATGCTTTCTACTTTTTAATAGGAACACTTGCGTATAACCTTTTCTTGATGTTTAAACAGATACTGGACACAAATCTTCAAAAGCACACCATTAAAACAATTAGATACAAACTCTACAACATAGCGGGTAAAGTAGTTTCACATGCCAGAGGATTAATACTCAAGGTAAACGAGCAGTTCCAAAATCTCCTCCAAAAAATAAGATACCGAGCTTATGAAGAGAGTTTGAAATGA